The nucleotide sequence TGAACCCGGAGTTTCACTCGGCAGCGGTTCTTCAGTAGGAATAGATGTAGGAGTCGGAATCAAATCCGGTACCTCTGTTGGCGTCGCACTAGGTTCACTCTCAACAGTATCAGAATCATTTTGTTTACTATCCAAATCGTTTTCTGAAACAGGATATGCTTTATCCTTGCCTAAAACCTTCATCTGTTCCTCAGATTCAACAGGATTCAGCGTATTAATAAGATTCCAAATTAGCTGTGCCGTTTCAGCTCTGCTCATATCATCTTTAGGTCTAAAACATTGGTTTTCATCACCGTTGATCACACCTGATGAATAAAGTCTATAAACATAATCAACAGCATAGTCAGAGATTATATTTTCATCTTCAAATGTTATTTTAAGTCTGTATGAATCAAGTGATATACCCATTGCGTCAATTCCGCGGCACACTATAGCCGCCGCTTCTTCACGGCTGATATAAGAATCAGGTCTGAAAGTTTCATCATCATATCCATTGACCATTTTCAAATTTAATGCGGCAGAAACATACGGCGCATACCATTCTGAATTATATGTGTCAGAAAATGGCAAAGATATATTATTTTCAGATACGCCTGCTTCCAAAGCCGTAATTATAAATTTCAAAAATTCCGCTCTTGTAACACTGTTTTCAGGTTTAAAGCTTCCATCCTCATATCCATTAACTATACCCAAGTTATAAAGTTCAATAACAGCATTTTTTGACCAGCTTTCATCATTTATATCATTAAATATATCTGTTGGTTTATTTGTTTCCTCAGGTATAACAGTTGGTATATTATTTGAAGGTTCCATTGTAGGAGAAACCCCGGTAGTAGAGTTTGTTCCGCCTCCAACGGTTATTGAACCGCCGGATCCTCCGCCTCCCCCGGAACTTCCTCCTCCGGAATTCTTAGCCTTTATTGATAAACTCACGTTTTTATTCAAATCATTATATTTTGTGTAACCCATACCGCTGTCAATGAGCACAGCTTCCAACAAAGTAACCTGAGTATTTCCGCTCTTTTTTGCAACAAAATTCAACGTAGTCAGTACACTGCTCTTGATATTTGAATTGTCAGAAGAGCTGACCGCTATTTTAAGAATCCCGTCTGAAACCTTTTCAGCAGTAACAACCTTGTCCTTTTCTTTTAAACTATATGATTTATATGTAAGAAAATTTTCATCATAGGAAAACACCAGTTCAAATCCATATAGATTTTCAGGCTGACCTGATACATCAGTTTTTACATAAGCGGCATCTCCCACAGTTAAAACTGTTACAGGATTAGAAACACTGAACACAGCCTGTCCTTCAGTTTCATAAGGTGGCGGAAGTTCAACTCCATAAGCAGTAACAGAAACGGTAATTAAAACTGCTACTAAAATACATGATAAGCAACAACTCTTAAACTTTTTCATAATACCCCCATAGAAAAACAAAATAAGGCGGAATAATTTTCGATTATTCCGCCAGATTCTGAATTTATCTTTCATAAAATGCTTTGTAACCTTTATAAGCCATATAGATATCCAGCTTTCCGGCAATCTCGTAAGGAGAGTGCATCGAAAGAATCGGAACCCCAACATCTACAACATCCATATCTAAATTAGCAACAAAACCGGCGATAGTTCCGCCGCCGCCGCCGTCTATCTTGCCTAACTCGCCTGACTGCCATTTTACATCATTTTCATTAAATATCTTTCTAATTTGAGCCATAAGTTCAGCGTTTGCGTCACTTGAACCGCTCTTTCCGCCCGAACCGCTGTATTTCATAACACCAATACCGCCGTTAACCAAAGAAGCATTTCTCTTTTCGCTCGCTTCAGGGAAGTTCGGGTCAAAAGCCGCACATACATCTGCAGAAAGACAAATTGAGTTTGATATTGTGTCACGCAGCTTAATATCGTTATAATCTTTAACTGATTTATCAACAATCTTTGCAAGTACGTTCTCAAAGTATCTGGAACGCATACCTGTATTGCCTACGCTGCCAATCTCTTCTTTATCGACAAGCAAACATACAGCAGTATATTTAGGTTTCTTAACATCCGCTACAGATCTTAACGCGGCATATGCACAAACCCTGTCATCTTGACCATACCCTGCAACCATGCTTCTGTCAAAACCTAAATCACGAGCTTTATAGGCCGGTACAGCTTCGATTTCAGAACTTATAAAGTCTTCTTCACATATATCATACTTTTCATTGAGAAGATTCAAAATATTATACTTAACTTTTTCCTTCACATCTTCTCCGCAGTCTTTTCCTTCAATGTTTCCCAATATAATATTCAGACTTTCCCCTGGAATGGCTTCTGCCAACTTCTTTTGCATTTGGTCTTTAGCAAAATGCGGAAGCAAGTCAGATATTACAAAAGTTGGGTCGTCATCCTCTTCACCAATTGAAATTTGTATCTGTGTTCCATCCTGCAGCGTTGCAACCCCATGCAGAGCAAGAGGTATAGTTGTCCACTGATACTTTTTTATACCGCCGTAGTAGTGAGTTTTAAAATATGCAAAATGACTGTCCTCATATAAGGGATTCGGCTTCAAGTCAAGTCTTGGAGAATCGATATGAGCGCCTACAATTGATGTGCCGTTTGTAATATCCTCCGAACCGATAACTGCCGCAATTATTCCTTTTCCGCGGTTAACAGTATAAACTTTGTCTCCTGCTTTTAATGAATCCTTTGAGCTGAGAGGCACAAATCCATTAGTTTCCAAATATTTTTGAGCGTTTACTGCAAACTCACGTTCTGTCTTAGACATATCCAAAAAAGACCTGTATTCACTGCTGTAAGCCGCCATGTTCTTTTTATCCGTTTCACTCAATGATGAATACTGATTCTTGTTTTCATAAAAAAGATTCTTTTCAGTTTCGTTTGACATAATAATACCTCCTATTTATATTTACACTATTCATAAAGCTCTTTGTATTTTTGGTATGCGGAATTCACTCCGGTAACATAGTTTTTTGTCTCCGCAAAAGGAATATCTGAAAGTCCGCCTTTACCATCCTTATATCTTTCATCTTTCAGCCAGCTGTCAACATTTCCAATACCGCCGTTATAGGCGGCAATAGCCAGGCTTATATCGCCTTCATATTTATCAAGAAGCCATGATAAGTAATATGTGCCGATATGTATATTTATATCCGGAACATATAAATCATCCGGCAAATTAACTTTCAAATCAAGTTTTTTAGCACAGTCCGAAGCCGTCTCTGTCTGAAGCTGCATAAGTCCGTACGCTCCGGCTTGGGATACTGCATACTGGTCGAACTTACTTTCGGCTTTTATAACCGCGTAAACTAAATATTTATCAACATCATACTTTTTGGAGTATTTTTCAACCAAGTTTTGATATTTTATTGGATAAGTCTGCGCTGTTATATTACTTCCTATACCCGAAAGCGCATTATTTATTCCTGAAACACAGCTCCTAAACAGAAAAGCTGATAATAATATAATAACTATTACACCAAAAACGGCAGCCACAGCACACCCTTTATTGCCTTTTTTCTTCGGAGACCTGCGCCGTGTTCTGTCAGGTATTCTCATATATTTCAACCTCAAATCATTATTTTACGTATTCAAACTTATCAACTCTTTATAAATACCTGTTACACATGTTCTAAGTTCATCAATATTTTCATAATTATTTTCTATAACAAAATCTGCTCTTTTTATTAATTCTTCATCAGTAAGCTGATTTTTTATACGGCTCAAAATTTCTGATTCATCCATACCATCCCGCAGCATTACGCGTTTGATGATAATTTCCCGGCTGGCTGTAACAACAACAGACTTGTCGTATTTTATATTAAAATCATCAGAAAATAATAATGGCACGTCAAGCACAATCATATCACCTGAACCGCTGGCAGAGATATACTTATCAATCATATTCTGCATTTTTATAAAAATATATTTATGAGTAATGCGGTTTAACACTTCAAGTTCAGCTTTATTATTAAAAACAATTTTAGCCAATTCTTTTCTGTTTATAGTTCCGTCACAACTTAAAATTTTCCTGCCGAAATGCTCAACAGTTTCAAAATACGCCGGAGTATCCTTATCAAGAACAGTTCTGGAAATCTCGTCCGCGTCAATAGTATATGCGCCCAACTCTGATAAAATGTGGGAAACGGTACTTTTACCGGAACCGATAACTCCTGTAAGCCCAACAATAATCAATCAGCCCAACTCCTTACATACATACCAATATATTATAACACATACTATCATTTCCTATCAAGCAAATCAGAAATTGTTTTCAAATATTTAATATAATTGAAACCTGCTGTAATATTTTTGTTATCATATTAAGCGCTTATTTTGTATCATACCAGCTATGCCCAACGTTCAGGTCAACAATCAGCGGAACCTTCAGCTTAGCCGCATTTTGCATTTCTTCTCTCACAACCCTTTCTACCGCTTCTTTTTCATCGCTTACAGCTTCTACTATAAGTTCGTCATGAACCTGCAGAACAAGCTTGGATTTAAGTCCTTCCCTTTTTAATCTGTTATACACGTTTACCATGGCAATTTTTATTATATCTGCGGCAGTTCCCTGTATAGGAGCATTCATAGCGACCCTTTCGCCAAATGCCTGGGTTATTTTATTGCTTGCTTTAAGCTCGGGCAAATATCTCCTTCTGTTATACATAGTCGTTACATACCCGTCTTCTTTTGCTTTTTCAACAATATTCTTCATATATTCATCAACTTTTGGATAATGCTCCAGGTAATGTTTAATATACTGATCCGCTTCTTTTCGTGAAATCTTTAAATCCTGAGCAAGTGAAAAAGCGCCAATACCATAAACTATTCCAAAATTAACAGCCTTAGCTCTGAAACGCATGGTGGAATCAACCTCATCTAAAGGCACATCAAAAACTTGAGAAGCCGTTTGTCTGTGAATATCTATATTATTTCTAAACGCTCCGCACATATTCTCATCACCCGAAATATCTGCAAGCACTCTTAATTCTATCTGTGAATAGTCGGCGTCTACCAAAACTCTGTTATCACCCTCAGCCGTAAACATTTTCCTGATTTCACGGCCAATATCAGTTCTGACCGGAATGTTCTGCAAATTAGGCTCGGTACTGCTGATTCTTCCGGTTGCTGTAACCGTCTGATTAAAACTTGAATGTATGCGCCCTGTCACAGGGTTTATTATACTTATCAGACTGTCAACATATGTTGAGTTAAGCTTTGTCAGAGTTCTGTATTCCATTATATCTTCAATAATGGGATGCTCACCCATCAGCTTATTTAATACATCAATATTTGTTGAATAACCACTCTTA is from Monoglobus pectinilyticus and encodes:
- a CDS encoding lytic transglycosylase domain-containing protein, encoding MRIPDRTRRRSPKKKGNKGCAVAAVFGVIVIILLSAFLFRSCVSGINNALSGIGSNITAQTYPIKYQNLVEKYSKKYDVDKYLVYAVIKAESKFDQYAVSQAGAYGLMQLQTETASDCAKKLDLKVNLPDDLYVPDINIHIGTYYLSWLLDKYEGDISLAIAAYNGGIGNVDSWLKDERYKDGKGGLSDIPFAETKNYVTGVNSAYQKYKELYE
- a CDS encoding aminopeptidase, with the protein product MSNETEKNLFYENKNQYSSLSETDKKNMAAYSSEYRSFLDMSKTEREFAVNAQKYLETNGFVPLSSKDSLKAGDKVYTVNRGKGIIAAVIGSEDITNGTSIVGAHIDSPRLDLKPNPLYEDSHFAYFKTHYYGGIKKYQWTTIPLALHGVATLQDGTQIQISIGEEDDDPTFVISDLLPHFAKDQMQKKLAEAIPGESLNIILGNIEGKDCGEDVKEKVKYNILNLLNEKYDICEEDFISSEIEAVPAYKARDLGFDRSMVAGYGQDDRVCAYAALRSVADVKKPKYTAVCLLVDKEEIGSVGNTGMRSRYFENVLAKIVDKSVKDYNDIKLRDTISNSICLSADVCAAFDPNFPEASEKRNASLVNGGIGVMKYSGSGGKSGSSDANAELMAQIRKIFNENDVKWQSGELGKIDGGGGGTIAGFVANLDMDVVDVGVPILSMHSPYEIAGKLDIYMAYKGYKAFYER
- the coaE gene encoding dephospho-CoA kinase (Dephospho-CoA kinase (CoaE) performs the final step in coenzyme A biosynthesis.); its protein translation is MIIVGLTGVIGSGKSTVSHILSELGAYTIDADEISRTVLDKDTPAYFETVEHFGRKILSCDGTINRKELAKIVFNNKAELEVLNRITHKYIFIKMQNMIDKYISASGSGDMIVLDVPLLFSDDFNIKYDKSVVVTASREIIIKRVMLRDGMDESEILSRIKNQLTDEELIKRADFVIENNYENIDELRTCVTGIYKELISLNT
- a CDS encoding S-layer homology domain-containing protein; the protein is MKKFKSCCLSCILVAVLITVSVTAYGVELPPPYETEGQAVFSVSNPVTVLTVGDAAYVKTDVSGQPENLYGFELVFSYDENFLTYKSYSLKEKDKVVTAEKVSDGILKIAVSSSDNSNIKSSVLTTLNFVAKKSGNTQVTLLEAVLIDSGMGYTKYNDLNKNVSLSIKAKNSGGGSSGGGGGSGGSITVGGGTNSTTGVSPTMEPSNNIPTVIPEETNKPTDIFNDINDESWSKNAVIELYNLGIVNGYEDGSFKPENSVTRAEFLKFIITALEAGVSENNISLPFSDTYNSEWYAPYVSAALNLKMVNGYDDETFRPDSYISREEAAAIVCRGIDAMGISLDSYRLKITFEDENIISDYAVDYVYRLYSSGVINGDENQCFRPKDDMSRAETAQLIWNLINTLNPVESEEQMKVLGKDKAYPVSENDLDSKQNDSDTVESEPSATPTEVPDLIPTPTSIPTEEPLPSETPGSSFDTDIDYECENLAELYSYNNVYAYLIPDDGSRDAFYDDFTTFQRAGDGEAEVIYSIPYSDEAEIISYFFAGEELTDFKFEISSDGNTWSKPEVNCDYLESPGKWTKASYRLSELNQTKYIKAIFPETQNWWTPLIAKVSAVIGEAKPVKINIEGKNELIIPRYDFSEYQYIGFISDQIGEKFDGSVKFSIAESEIGNLEISEDGVIKIYSDFKDGSKFKIKAENTDYNLSTEIEVVLKAAVLGDVDGDGTVNENDVKIILTYFDKSELEDKDWKSVRDGDINKDGVIDIVDIAYVAKRAAINEMGNVE